A segment of the Granulicella aggregans genome:
GGCTTCGCCGGAACCGGCACGATCCAGCGATCCTTTTTGAAACAAGTAGGACGCCGTAGCCCATCATCCTACACTTCCGTTGTTAGACTGGAGCGCATCATCCTGCGGCCAGGGATGTGCCATGTATCCGGAGGCGAGAACAATGACAAAGAAGGACGAGTTCAGCGAAGAGGACCTTGTCATGCTGCGCCGCGCGATCGCGCTCGCCGGCGAAGCCCGGAAAGACGGCCGCCATCCGTTCGGCGCGCTCGTCGTGAACCAGTGGGGTGAGACAGTTGTCGAAGCGCGGAATAACGCTGTCCGCCCCAAAGGTGACCCAACCCAACATGCGGAGATCGTCGCCTGCAGCCGTGCGGCAAAGCTGCTCACCAACTCCGAGCTAGCCGAGTGCACCCTCTACACCAGCACGGAGCCGTGCGCCATGTGTGCTGGTGCAATCTACTGGACCGGAATCGGCCGCGTCGTCTACGGCCTCCCGGAGCAGGACCTGCTGAAGTACACCGGAAGCCACGAGCAGAACCCGACCCTCGACATCCCATGCCGCGATGTCTTCGCAAAAGGCCAGCGGGTGATAGAGGTCTCAGGCCCATTGCTTGCGGAGGAGGCAGGCAAGGTCCACGAAGGCTTCTGGACCGAGTGAACTCTTCAATTCGCGTGGATGCGTCATCTCGGTCGAAGCCACGCAGCCTCATCGCGTGACGCAGTGGAGAGACCTCCGCATTCGTTGTTTGGGCTGCCACAAATGCTCGCCACGTTCACCCTCTAAGCGACGTCTCTCTTCGCCCCCAGAAGGTCCTCGATCCTAACCGGCAGCTCTCGCACTCGTACTCCGGTCGCGTGATACACCGCATTGGTGATCGCGGCAGCA
Coding sequences within it:
- a CDS encoding nucleoside deaminase — its product is MTKKDEFSEEDLVMLRRAIALAGEARKDGRHPFGALVVNQWGETVVEARNNAVRPKGDPTQHAEIVACSRAAKLLTNSELAECTLYTSTEPCAMCAGAIYWTGIGRVVYGLPEQDLLKYTGSHEQNPTLDIPCRDVFAKGQRVIEVSGPLLAEEAGKVHEGFWTE